A section of the Deltaproteobacteria bacterium GWC2_65_14 genome encodes:
- a CDS encoding protein-export membrane protein SecD: protein MRKSIAWRFTLIAVLTAASIILVLPSLTDRLPDAWRDRAPKIHLGLDLQGGVFLRLAVEIDKAIENTASRYADDARARLREKGIPVLGFEKEGFDGFLLRLPPGDFAERALSLLKEDVGSLDFSLGQVTSGGSSVRGKMTPSEVQAIRANAVTQGVETIRNRIDQFGVREPQIVAEGDDRIVVQLPGIKDQQRAIELVGKTALLEFKLVDEGASVEEAMKGNIPEGDELLYQKSVDPQTGRVSKSPMLVRKRALLTGETIKTARVSFESNRGGAYVSLSFNARGAEIFDRVTAENVKRRLAIVLDDTVYSAPVIQERISGGDAQITGSFTAEEATDLAIVLRAGSLPAPVKVIQNVSVGPSLGRDSIEKGVRAALIGALLVVVFMVVYYRFAGLIADFALVFNILFLLAGMAVLEATMTLPGIAGIILAIGMAVDSNVLIYERIREEIRARKSVRASIDAGYDKAFWTVVDSHVTTLITAMILFQFGTGPIKGFAVTLSMGVAINLFTALVCTKVIFDYINAKRPMQALSI from the coding sequence ATGAGGAAGAGCATCGCGTGGAGATTCACCCTCATCGCCGTGCTGACGGCGGCTTCTATCATCCTCGTGCTTCCCAGCCTCACCGACCGGCTACCCGATGCCTGGCGGGACCGGGCCCCGAAGATCCACCTCGGGCTGGACCTGCAAGGGGGGGTGTTCCTGCGGCTGGCCGTGGAGATCGACAAGGCGATCGAGAACACCGCATCGCGGTACGCGGACGACGCCCGGGCCAGGCTGCGGGAAAAGGGGATCCCGGTCCTCGGCTTCGAGAAGGAGGGATTCGACGGGTTCCTTCTCCGGCTTCCCCCGGGCGACTTCGCGGAGCGGGCGCTTTCCCTCCTCAAGGAGGATGTGGGCTCCCTCGACTTCTCCCTGGGGCAGGTGACCTCCGGCGGGTCTTCCGTCCGGGGAAAGATGACTCCCTCCGAGGTGCAGGCGATCCGGGCGAACGCCGTGACGCAGGGGGTGGAGACGATCCGGAACCGGATCGACCAGTTCGGCGTCCGGGAGCCGCAGATCGTCGCCGAGGGGGACGACCGGATCGTCGTCCAGCTCCCGGGGATCAAGGACCAGCAACGGGCGATCGAGCTGGTGGGGAAGACTGCGCTGCTGGAGTTCAAGCTCGTCGACGAGGGGGCGAGCGTCGAGGAGGCGATGAAAGGGAACATCCCCGAGGGGGACGAGCTGCTCTACCAGAAGTCGGTCGACCCGCAGACCGGCCGGGTCTCGAAGTCGCCGATGCTGGTGAGGAAGCGGGCGCTGCTGACCGGCGAGACGATCAAGACCGCACGGGTGAGCTTCGAGTCCAACCGGGGGGGGGCCTATGTGTCGCTCTCCTTCAACGCGCGGGGGGCCGAGATCTTCGACCGGGTGACCGCGGAGAACGTGAAGCGGCGCCTGGCGATCGTCCTGGACGACACCGTCTACTCGGCTCCGGTGATCCAGGAGCGGATTTCGGGCGGGGACGCCCAGATCACCGGGTCCTTCACGGCCGAGGAGGCCACCGACCTGGCGATCGTCCTTCGGGCGGGATCCCTTCCGGCGCCCGTGAAGGTCATCCAGAACGTGTCGGTGGGGCCGTCGCTCGGCCGCGACTCCATCGAGAAGGGGGTCCGGGCCGCTCTCATCGGGGCCCTGCTCGTCGTGGTTTTCATGGTGGTCTACTACCGGTTCGCGGGACTGATCGCCGACTTCGCCCTCGTCTTCAACATCCTTTTCCTCCTGGCGGGGATGGCGGTGCTCGAGGCGACCATGACGCTTCCCGGAATCGCGGGGATCATCCTCGCCATCGGGATGGCGGTCGACTCGAACGTGCTGATCTACGAGCGGATCCGGGAGGAGATCCGGGCCCGGAAATCGGTGCGGGCCTCGATCGACGCCGGGTACGACAAGGCGTTCTGGACCGTGGTCGATTCCCACGTGACCACGCTGATCACCGCGATGATCCTCTTCCAGTTCGGGACCGGCCCGATCAAGGGGTTCGCCGTCACCCTCTCCATGGGGGTCGCGATCAACCTGTTCACCGCGCTGGTCTGCACGAAGGTGATCTTCGACTACATC
- a CDS encoding tRNA guanosine(34) transglycosylase Tgt, which yields MPLSFTVTARDAGSNARTGAIRTEHGEFPTPAFMPVGTSAAVKGTWPDQLRGMGYGCVLANTYHLYLRPGHERIRRLGGLHRFMGWDGTILTDSGGFQVFSLAALRKVTDEGVSFRSHLDGSLHFLTPELAVEIQEALGSDIRMALDECVELPAGRREAEEAVRRTTDWARRCRAASRREEGGLFGIVQGGLFPDLRRRSVEEICSIPFDGYAIGGVSVGEGKEHQRETVGGTAPLLPGEKPRYLMGVGTPEDILHAVSCGVDLFDCVIPTRNARNGMLYTSDGPMSIKQARYADDPRPPDESCTCPTCSSFSRAYLRHLYLSGEILSSMALTVHNLQHYAALMGRIREAISVGNFPGTMKESLVSRDR from the coding sequence ATGCCGCTTTCCTTCACCGTGACGGCGCGTGACGCCGGGTCCAACGCGCGGACCGGGGCGATCCGGACGGAGCACGGGGAGTTCCCGACGCCGGCCTTCATGCCGGTGGGGACCTCCGCCGCCGTCAAGGGAACCTGGCCGGACCAGCTCCGGGGCATGGGGTACGGGTGTGTGCTCGCGAACACCTACCACCTGTACCTTCGGCCGGGGCACGAGCGGATACGCCGGCTCGGGGGGCTGCACCGCTTCATGGGATGGGACGGGACGATCCTGACCGACAGCGGCGGCTTCCAGGTCTTTTCCCTGGCCGCCCTGCGGAAGGTGACCGACGAGGGGGTTTCCTTCCGGTCCCATCTGGACGGGTCGCTCCACTTCCTGACCCCGGAGCTGGCGGTCGAAATCCAGGAGGCGCTGGGCTCGGACATCCGGATGGCGCTGGACGAGTGCGTGGAGCTTCCGGCCGGGCGGCGGGAGGCGGAGGAGGCGGTCCGCCGGACCACGGACTGGGCGCGGCGGTGCCGCGCCGCCTCGCGCCGGGAGGAGGGGGGGCTCTTCGGGATCGTCCAGGGGGGGCTGTTCCCGGACCTGCGCCGGCGGAGCGTGGAGGAGATCTGCTCCATTCCGTTCGACGGGTACGCGATCGGGGGGGTGAGCGTGGGGGAGGGGAAGGAGCACCAGCGGGAAACGGTGGGGGGTACGGCCCCGCTGCTCCCCGGGGAGAAGCCGAGATACCTGATGGGAGTGGGCACCCCGGAGGACATCCTGCACGCCGTGTCCTGCGGGGTGGACCTCTTCGACTGCGTGATTCCCACCCGCAACGCGCGCAACGGGATGCTCTACACATCCGACGGGCCGATGTCGATCAAGCAGGCCCGGTACGCGGACGATCCCCGGCCGCCGGACGAATCTTGCACATGCCCGACCTGCAGCTCCTTCTCCCGAGCCTACCTCCGGCACCTGTACCTGTCGGGGGAGATCCTCTCCTCGATGGCGCTGACGGTCCACAACCTCCAGCATTACGCGGCGCTTATGGGACGGATCCGCGAGGCAATTTCTGTTGGAAATTTCCCGGGAACTATGAAAGAATCACTAGTTTCGAGAGACCGTTAA
- a CDS encoding preprotein translocase subunit YajC encodes MIFLFSGVAHALGGKGDGGAGGLAGMVPLLLMFVVFYFLLIRPQQKTAKKLREFIRSLKVGDRVVTTGGLHGEVKGMTDTTVTLEIADKVRVKVTRTAIGGSSQDAAASAETKSG; translated from the coding sequence ATGATCTTCCTGTTCAGCGGGGTTGCGCACGCATTGGGTGGAAAAGGGGACGGAGGGGCCGGCGGGCTCGCGGGGATGGTCCCCCTTCTGCTGATGTTCGTCGTCTTCTATTTTCTCCTGATCCGCCCGCAGCAGAAGACGGCAAAGAAGCTCCGGGAATTCATCCGGAGCCTGAAGGTGGGGGACCGGGTCGTGACCACCGGGGGGCTTCACGGCGAGGTCAAGGGGATGACCGACACCACGGTCACCCTCGAGATCGCGGACAAGGTCCGGGTGAAGGTGACCCGCACCGCGATCGGGGGCTCCAGCCAGGACGCGGCGGCTTCCGCCGAGACGAAGTCCGGCTGA